In Pseudomonas oryzicola, one DNA window encodes the following:
- a CDS encoding retention module-containing protein, protein MSSVVAIVKSIVGQVIAVSPEGIRRVLIEGDRLLAGEEVLTGPGGAVTLELADGRLLDLGRDSQWSADAPDSSADLSQATAQAAPSVEELQQAIAAGVDPTTELEATAAGPSASGGGGALGGGHSFVMLEETAGRVDPTVGFQTEGLGFAAAPGDQEVGVLDTTSNNLVTTPTTETNVITDLVLGATPSISEAGGVIVYTATVGQAPTSNLIVTLSNGAVIVIPAGQTSGSVNVVVPANDTPYIDGGQISTAVTGTSGGNGLTVTVPQTPAVTQVTDTIDTTTATLTATPSVTEGGVITYTVTLSNPAQTPVTVTLSNGQTITVEAGKTQGSVDFETPANDVYNNGSTVSTTITGATGGNFEQLVPNP, encoded by the coding sequence ATGAGCAGCGTTGTAGCCATCGTCAAAAGTATTGTCGGCCAGGTTATTGCGGTATCCCCAGAGGGCATCCGGCGTGTACTGATTGAAGGGGATCGTCTGTTGGCCGGTGAGGAAGTGCTCACCGGCCCGGGCGGCGCAGTTACTCTGGAGCTGGCCGATGGCCGTTTGCTCGACCTGGGGCGCGATAGCCAATGGAGCGCTGATGCACCTGACAGCAGCGCCGACCTGAGCCAGGCGACTGCCCAGGCCGCACCGTCGGTGGAAGAGTTGCAACAAGCGATCGCTGCCGGTGTCGACCCGACTACCGAGCTGGAAGCGACTGCGGCTGGCCCATCGGCGTCGGGCGGTGGTGGTGCGTTGGGCGGTGGCCACAGCTTCGTCATGCTCGAAGAAACAGCAGGCCGGGTTGACCCTACCGTCGGCTTCCAGACTGAAGGGCTGGGCTTCGCTGCGGCGCCGGGTGACCAAGAGGTTGGCGTACTGGACACCACCAGCAACAACCTGGTGACCACGCCGACGACGGAAACTAATGTCATTACCGACCTGGTCTTGGGCGCTACACCTTCAATCAGCGAAGCGGGCGGCGTTATTGTCTATACCGCCACGGTTGGTCAGGCACCGACCAGCAACCTGATCGTCACCCTGTCCAATGGTGCCGTAATCGTCATTCCTGCCGGGCAGACCAGCGGTAGTGTCAATGTTGTGGTCCCGGCTAACGACACTCCCTATATCGACGGTGGTCAGATTTCGACGGCCGTGACGGGTACCAGCGGAGGCAATGGTTTGACGGTGACAGTGCCGCAAACGCCAGCGGTTACCCAGGTTACCGATACCATCGACACCACGACTGCGACCCTGACGGCTACCCCGTCGGTGACCGAAGGTGGCGTCATCACCTACACCGTGACCCTGAGCAATCCAGCCCAGACCCCGGTGACCGTGACCCTGTCCAACGGCCAGACCATCACCGTTGAAGCCGGCAAGACCCAGGGCAGTGTCGATTTCGAGACCCCGGCCAACGACGTCTACAACAACGGCTCGACCGTCAGCACCACGATTACCGGTGCGACCGGTGGTAACTTCGAGCAACTGGTGCCGAACCCAG